A window from bacterium encodes these proteins:
- a CDS encoding cytochrome C oxidase subunit IV family protein, which translates to MGSIVSRRLLVWVYLALMALLLLTFGISRLSLGPFNTLASLAIALGKAALIVAFFMELRFSRSLPRLVAGAGLYWLFILFSLTLGDYLSRGWLPSAGE; encoded by the coding sequence ATGGGATCAATCGTCTCGCGTCGGCTCCTGGTGTGGGTCTACCTGGCGCTCATGGCTTTGCTGCTCTTGACCTTCGGCATCTCTCGGCTATCTCTTGGGCCCTTCAACACGCTGGCGTCTTTGGCGATCGCGCTCGGAAAGGCGGCCTTGATCGTCGCGTTCTTCATGGAGCTGCGCTTCAGCCGGAGCCTTCCGCGCCTCGTCGCCGGTGCCGGCCTTTATTGGCTCTTCATCCTGTTCTCCCTCACGCTGGGGGATTACCTGAGCCGAGGCTGGTTGCCCTCGGCTGGGGAGTAA
- a CDS encoding cytochrome c oxidase subunit 3 family protein, whose amino-acid sequence MADDPSSLASQFDDLEQQQSADELGMWIFLSTELMLFGGLFLGYTVYHLRFPAGFAAASARTDLLIGTLNTAVLLTSSLCMALGLLAAKAGTRRLSMLWLVLTALLGAVFVGLKGLEYWKDFLAHLVPGPGFAITGPEAAGAQMFYVLYYIMTGLHAVHLTIGIVLVAVLAVMAWRGRFSAERHVPVVLGGLYWHFVDVVWVFLYPLIYLQGRH is encoded by the coding sequence ATGGCTGACGACCCATCCTCGCTGGCGTCCCAGTTCGACGACCTCGAGCAGCAACAGAGCGCCGACGAACTCGGCATGTGGATCTTCCTCAGTACGGAGCTGATGCTCTTCGGCGGGTTGTTCCTTGGCTACACGGTTTATCACCTGCGTTTTCCCGCAGGCTTTGCGGCAGCGAGCGCCCGGACGGATCTGCTCATCGGGACGCTCAACACGGCGGTGCTGCTCACGAGTAGTCTGTGCATGGCCTTGGGGCTGCTTGCCGCGAAGGCGGGGACACGCCGCCTGTCGATGCTCTGGCTCGTCCTGACGGCCTTGCTCGGTGCCGTCTTCGTGGGGCTCAAAGGGCTCGAGTATTGGAAGGACTTCCTTGCGCACCTGGTGCCCGGACCCGGCTTCGCCATCACGGGCCCAGAGGCGGCCGGAGCGCAGATGTTCTACGTGCTCTACTACATCATGACGGGGCTTCATGCCGTGCACCTGACGATCGGTATCGTCCTGGTGGCGGTACTCGCCGTCATGGCATGGCGCGGCCGCTTCAGCGCCGAGCGGCACGTCCCGGTCGTGCTTGGTGGCCTTTACTGGCACTTCGTCGATGTGGTGTGGGTCTTCCTGTATCCGCTGATCTACCTACAGGGGAGGCATTGA
- the ctaD gene encoding cytochrome c oxidase subunit I, with product MSMEPRLPEHDYLNAGTTVRSWLLTTDHKRIAWLYMVTLTLFFMVGGAAATLIRFELATPSTGMLDAETYNRMFSLHGVVMVWFFLIPSIPTVLGNFLLPLMIGAKDLAFPRLNLLSWYLYIGGGLFTMAAMVSGGVDTGWTFYTPYSSMFSNSHVIATVFGVFIVGFSSILTGLNFIVTTHMMRAPGLTWYRLPLFVWALYATSVILVLATPVLAITLVLLAVERVFGVGIFDPALGGDPLLFQHLFWFYSHPAVYIMILPGMGVVNEVITCFSRKRIFGYKFIAYSSLAIAFFGFLVWGHHMFVSGQSVYSSLSFSLLSYLVAVPSAIKVFNWTATLRRGSISFETPMLYMLGFIGLFLLGGLTGLFLAALAVDVHVHDTYFVIAHFHYIMVGGMVAAYLGGIHFWWPKMTGRMYSELLGKFAAVILFVGFNLTFFPQFILGYLGMPRRYHIYPPEFQVLNVLSSAGATILAVGYLMPLFYLLWSLKYGRVAGPNPWAAKGLEWQVSSPPPRENFFETPVVTEDPYAYDPEEAVNG from the coding sequence ATGAGCATGGAGCCGAGGCTCCCCGAGCACGACTACCTCAACGCCGGCACGACGGTCCGCTCCTGGCTTTTGACGACCGATCACAAGCGGATCGCCTGGCTCTACATGGTGACCCTCACCCTGTTCTTCATGGTCGGTGGGGCCGCAGCGACCCTCATTCGCTTCGAGTTGGCCACGCCCTCGACGGGGATGCTCGATGCCGAGACCTATAACCGCATGTTTAGCCTGCACGGTGTGGTGATGGTCTGGTTCTTCCTCATTCCCTCGATCCCGACGGTGCTTGGCAACTTCTTGCTGCCACTGATGATCGGCGCCAAGGACCTGGCATTTCCGCGCTTGAACTTGCTTAGCTGGTACCTGTACATCGGGGGCGGCCTCTTCACGATGGCGGCAATGGTCAGCGGCGGCGTGGACACGGGCTGGACCTTCTATACGCCCTACAGCAGCATGTTCAGCAACTCGCATGTGATCGCGACGGTCTTCGGCGTCTTCATCGTGGGGTTCTCCTCGATCCTGACGGGCCTCAACTTCATCGTCACCACCCACATGATGCGCGCGCCCGGCCTCACCTGGTATCGGCTGCCGCTCTTCGTCTGGGCGCTGTACGCGACGAGCGTCATCCTGGTGCTCGCGACTCCGGTCCTCGCCATCACCCTCGTGCTGCTCGCCGTCGAGCGCGTCTTTGGCGTCGGCATCTTCGATCCCGCCTTGGGTGGAGACCCGCTGCTCTTCCAGCACCTGTTCTGGTTCTATTCGCACCCGGCCGTCTACATCATGATCCTGCCCGGCATGGGGGTGGTGAACGAGGTCATCACCTGCTTTTCCCGCAAGCGGATCTTCGGCTACAAGTTCATCGCCTATTCGAGCCTGGCGATCGCCTTCTTTGGCTTCCTGGTGTGGGGCCACCACATGTTCGTGAGCGGCCAGTCTGTCTATTCCAGCCTGAGCTTCTCGCTCTTGAGCTACCTGGTGGCGGTGCCATCGGCCATCAAGGTCTTCAACTGGACGGCCACCCTGCGGCGGGGCAGCATCTCCTTCGAGACCCCGATGCTCTACATGCTGGGGTTCATCGGCCTCTTTTTGCTTGGCGGCTTGACGGGCCTCTTTCTGGCGGCGCTCGCGGTGGACGTCCACGTCCACGACACCTACTTCGTCATCGCCCACTTCCACTACATCATGGTGGGGGGGATGGTGGCGGCCTATCTGGGCGGAATCCACTTCTGGTGGCCCAAGATGACGGGGCGCATGTACTCCGAGCTCTTGGGGAAGTTCGCGGCGGTGATCCTCTTCGTGGGCTTCAACCTCACCTTCTTCCCCCAGTTCATCCTGGGGTACCTTGGCATGCCGCGCCGGTACCACATCTATCCGCCCGAGTTCCAGGTGCTGAACGTGCTCTCGTCCGCCGGGGCGACGATCCTCGCGGTGGGCTACCTGATGCCCCTGTTCTACTTGCTCTGGTCACTCAAGTACGGGCGCGTCGCAGGTCCGAACCCCTGGGCGGCCAAGGGTCTCGAATGGCAGGTCTCCTCGCCGCCCCCGCGCGAGAACTTCTTCGAGACGCCGGTGGTCACCGAAGATCCCTACGCCTACGATCCCGAGGAGGCTGTAAATGGCTGA
- the coxB gene encoding cytochrome c oxidase subunit II: MSFPLFPERASSMAWHVDTIFFLLLVLSAIIVVGVSFAIVYFGIKYRRGSSADRSHRIKRPLGLEITWTVLPMGIFLLLFAWGANVYFDIRRPPADALEIAVVAKQWMWKFEHPGGQREINTLHVPMGRPIKLTMISQDVIHDLFVPAFRLKQDVLPARYLTLWFNATKEGRYRFFCSQFCGTEHASMGGWVVVMAPEDYGRWLAEGEPPETMAEAGARLFTQLGCAGCHGPNAAVRAPDLVGLYGKPVPLSTGGFTTADERYLRDSILLPASEVVAGYAPIMPSYRGQIGEAEVLQLVAYLKSLKGEERSRP, encoded by the coding sequence ATGAGCTTTCCCCTGTTCCCCGAGCGGGCCTCGAGCATGGCCTGGCACGTGGATACCATCTTCTTTCTCTTGCTCGTGCTCAGCGCGATCATCGTGGTGGGGGTCTCCTTCGCCATCGTCTACTTCGGGATCAAGTACCGTCGAGGCTCGTCTGCGGATCGCTCCCACCGTATCAAGCGCCCATTGGGGCTCGAGATCACCTGGACGGTCTTGCCCATGGGGATCTTCCTCTTGCTCTTCGCCTGGGGGGCGAACGTCTACTTCGACATCCGGCGACCGCCGGCCGACGCCCTCGAGATCGCCGTGGTCGCCAAGCAGTGGATGTGGAAGTTCGAGCACCCCGGCGGCCAGCGCGAGATCAACACCCTCCACGTGCCCATGGGGAGGCCTATCAAGCTCACGATGATCTCTCAGGACGTCATTCACGACCTGTTCGTGCCGGCGTTCCGTCTCAAGCAGGACGTGCTCCCCGCTCGCTATCTGACCCTCTGGTTCAATGCGACCAAGGAAGGGCGCTACCGCTTTTTCTGCTCGCAGTTCTGCGGCACCGAACACGCCTCCATGGGCGGGTGGGTGGTGGTCATGGCCCCCGAAGACTACGGGCGCTGGCTCGCGGAGGGCGAGCCTCCGGAGACCATGGCTGAGGCGGGCGCGCGCCTCTTCACCCAGCTGGGGTGCGCGGGGTGCCACGGTCCGAACGCGGCAGTGCGCGCGCCCGATCTCGTGGGGCTGTACGGCAAGCCGGTCCCCTTGAGCACTGGGGGCTTCACCACGGCTGACGAGCGCTACCTGCGCGATTCCATCCTCTTGCCAGCCTCCGAAGTCGTGGCGGGCTACGCGCCCATCATGCCGAGCTACCGAGGCCAGATCGGCGAAGCGGAGGTGTTGCAGTTGGTCGCTTATCTCAAGAGCCTGAAAGGCGAGGAAAGGAGCCGCCCATGA
- a CDS encoding SCO family protein: MNASACVPALFAILFSLPASAHRPAQEALQGVRVEQRLGQSVSPALEFRDEAGKPVRLDAYLGAKPTIVSLVYFECPNLCTHILNGLVKSLQAQSLRVGRDFTVLSVSINPDETPDLAAAKKRTYLRRYDRPGAEQGWHFLTGAQPSIRALADALGFHYAYDPETRQYAHPSAIALLTPNGAIARYFFGIEYAPRDLRLGLVEASAERIGTPIDHVLLRCYRYDPVTGRYGLVIMELLRLGAIATLVVLAAFIFAMTRRDRQKRARHATEGKG, translated from the coding sequence ATGAACGCTAGCGCGTGCGTGCCGGCGCTGTTCGCCATCCTCTTTTCGCTGCCCGCCAGCGCCCATCGCCCGGCGCAAGAGGCGCTGCAAGGCGTGCGCGTCGAGCAGCGGCTCGGGCAATCCGTCTCGCCCGCGCTCGAATTCCGCGACGAGGCGGGAAAACCGGTCAGGCTCGACGCGTACCTGGGCGCCAAGCCTACGATCGTCTCGTTGGTCTACTTCGAGTGCCCGAACCTCTGCACCCACATCCTGAACGGGCTGGTCAAGAGCTTGCAGGCGCAGTCCCTCCGGGTGGGGCGGGATTTCACGGTGCTGTCGGTGAGCATCAATCCCGACGAGACTCCCGACCTCGCCGCGGCCAAGAAGCGCACCTACCTCAGGCGTTACGATCGCCCGGGCGCCGAACAGGGCTGGCACTTCCTGACCGGCGCGCAGCCGTCGATCCGGGCACTGGCCGATGCGCTCGGCTTCCATTACGCCTACGACCCCGAGACGCGCCAGTATGCTCATCCGAGCGCGATCGCCCTCTTGACCCCGAACGGAGCGATCGCGCGTTACTTCTTCGGGATCGAGTACGCCCCGCGGGATCTGCGCCTGGGCCTCGTGGAGGCTTCCGCCGAGCGCATCGGGACGCCGATCGACCATGTGCTCCTGCGCTGCTATCGCTACGACCCCGTCACGGGCCGCTACGGGCTGGTGATCATGGAGCTGCTCAGACTGGGGGCGATCGCGACCCTGGTGGTGCTCGCGGCCTTCATTTTCGCCATGACCCGGCGCGATCGCCAGAAGCGCGCCCGGCACGCCACGGAGGGCAAGGGATGA
- a CDS encoding cytochrome c: protein MWRARRRLRWLVAPLGVALVGCQQQMAHQPKYRPLASSDFFSNEQAARPLVAGTVPRGEKRPDAYFQMGLVGGKAVDAFPFPITRSVLERGRERFEIYCAPCHDRTGYGNGMIVQRGFTHPPSLHEPRLIQAPAGHFVQVMALGYGTMFSYASRVSAEDRWAVAAYLRALQLSQRASLADAPAAERLRLEGR, encoded by the coding sequence ATGTGGCGTGCTAGGCGTAGGTTGCGCTGGCTTGTCGCGCCCCTCGGGGTGGCGCTCGTGGGGTGCCAGCAGCAGATGGCGCACCAGCCCAAATACCGGCCGCTCGCGAGCAGCGACTTCTTCTCGAACGAGCAAGCCGCACGCCCGCTGGTCGCAGGGACCGTGCCGCGCGGCGAAAAACGGCCCGACGCCTATTTTCAGATGGGCCTCGTCGGGGGGAAGGCCGTTGATGCCTTTCCTTTCCCCATCACCCGCTCCGTGCTCGAGCGTGGGCGCGAACGCTTCGAAATCTACTGCGCCCCCTGTCACGATCGCACGGGATACGGCAACGGCATGATCGTGCAGCGGGGTTTCACCCATCCGCCCTCGCTGCACGAGCCCCGCTTGATCCAGGCGCCTGCCGGTCATTTCGTCCAGGTCATGGCCCTGGGCTACGGGACCATGTTCTCGTACGCCTCGCGTGTCTCGGCCGAGGATCGCTGGGCCGTCGCCGCCTATCTGCGCGCCCTGCAGCTCAGCCAGCGTGCGTCGCTCGCCGATGCGCCAGCCGCTGAGCGCCTGCGCCTGGAAGGGCGGTGA
- a CDS encoding DUF3341 domain-containing protein, with amino-acid sequence MASFETPEAVLEAARRTREAGYRCLDAFTPYPVEGLAEAIGSAQSRLPLWVLIGGLCGGLGGFGLQYFSMVHNYPYDVGGRPANSWPAFVPITFELTILAAALVAVFGMLAANGLPRPHHPVFDAPGFERATLDRFFLCVEARDPRFEKDATRRFLESLNPKDVADVAC; translated from the coding sequence ATGGCCTCCTTCGAGACCCCGGAAGCGGTGCTCGAAGCCGCCCGGCGCACCCGCGAAGCGGGGTACAGGTGCCTGGATGCCTTCACGCCCTATCCGGTCGAAGGCCTGGCCGAGGCCATCGGCAGTGCCCAGAGCCGCCTGCCCCTCTGGGTGCTGATCGGCGGCCTCTGCGGAGGCTTGGGTGGCTTCGGCTTGCAGTACTTTTCGATGGTCCACAACTACCCCTACGACGTGGGCGGCCGCCCTGCGAACAGCTGGCCCGCGTTCGTGCCGATCACGTTCGAGCTGACGATCCTCGCGGCGGCCTTGGTGGCGGTCTTCGGGATGCTGGCGGCCAACGGCCTGCCCCGCCCGCACCATCCGGTCTTCGACGCGCCCGGCTTCGAGCGCGCCACCCTCGATCGCTTCTTCCTCTGCGTCGAGGCGCGGGATCCCCGATTCGAGAAGGATGCGACACGGCGCTTCCTCGAATCCCTGAACCCGAAGGACGTGGCCGATGTGGCGTGCTAG
- the nrfD gene encoding polysulfide reductase NrfD — protein sequence MATPEPARKKTPLVGPGYTPVGAADEISDLVLKRPLTWEWLLGAGLAFLLLGVLAIAVSVLFYRGVGIWGINIPVAWGFAIGNFVWWIGIGHAGTLISAFLLLMRQKWRTSINRSAEAMTLFAVLCAALFPLLHLGRPWFFYWLIPYPNTMWLWPQFRSPLVWDFFAVGTYLTVSALFWYVGLLPDLATLRDRAQHPFPRLAFGVLALGWRGSARHWQRHQTAYLLLAGLATPLVISVHSIVSLDFTSAIVPGWHSTIFPPYFVAGAVFSGFAMVLTLLIPLRAAYGLKGLITARHVDLLAKMMLATGLMVDYSYVMEVFTAWYGGNPYDWSLMVDRMAGAYAPLFWAVMVCNVAVIQLLWSARVRANPAWLFAIALVANLGMWMERVMIVITSLHHDFLPSSWAMYYPTVWDWATLFGTVGLFFFLFFVFIRLLPVISISEVQKLVIEEGSR from the coding sequence ATGGCCACTCCCGAGCCCGCGCGAAAGAAAACCCCGCTCGTTGGACCGGGGTACACCCCGGTCGGCGCCGCCGACGAGATCAGCGATCTCGTCTTGAAGCGGCCGCTCACATGGGAGTGGCTGCTGGGGGCTGGGCTCGCCTTCTTGCTCTTGGGGGTGCTTGCGATCGCCGTCTCGGTGCTCTTCTACCGGGGGGTGGGGATCTGGGGGATCAACATTCCCGTCGCCTGGGGGTTCGCCATCGGGAACTTCGTCTGGTGGATCGGGATCGGTCATGCGGGCACGTTGATCTCGGCCTTCTTGCTCCTGATGCGCCAGAAGTGGCGGACCTCGATCAACCGATCCGCCGAGGCCATGACCCTGTTCGCCGTGCTGTGCGCGGCCCTGTTTCCGCTCTTGCACCTGGGGCGCCCCTGGTTCTTCTACTGGCTCATCCCCTACCCCAACACCATGTGGCTCTGGCCTCAGTTCCGCAGCCCGCTGGTGTGGGATTTCTTCGCCGTCGGGACCTACCTGACGGTTTCGGCGCTCTTCTGGTACGTGGGCCTGCTGCCGGACCTTGCGACCTTGCGCGATCGCGCCCAGCACCCCTTCCCGCGCTTGGCCTTTGGGGTGCTCGCGCTGGGCTGGCGCGGATCCGCCCGCCACTGGCAACGCCACCAGACGGCCTACCTCCTCCTCGCGGGGCTCGCGACACCGCTGGTCATCTCGGTCCACTCCATCGTCAGCCTCGACTTCACCTCGGCCATCGTCCCCGGCTGGCACTCGACGATCTTCCCGCCGTACTTCGTGGCGGGGGCGGTCTTCTCGGGCTTTGCCATGGTCCTGACGCTGCTCATCCCGCTGCGCGCCGCCTATGGTCTCAAAGGCTTGATCACCGCGCGGCACGTGGATTTGCTCGCCAAGATGATGCTTGCGACCGGGCTGATGGTCGATTACAGCTACGTGATGGAGGTCTTCACGGCCTGGTACGGCGGCAACCCCTATGACTGGTCCCTGATGGTCGATCGGATGGCGGGGGCGTACGCACCCCTCTTCTGGGCGGTGATGGTCTGCAACGTGGCCGTCATCCAGCTGCTGTGGTCGGCGCGGGTGCGGGCGAATCCGGCCTGGCTCTTTGCGATCGCGCTCGTCGCCAACCTCGGGATGTGGATGGAGCGGGTCATGATCGTGATCACGAGCCTGCACCACGACTTCTTGCCGTCGAGCTGGGCCATGTACTACCCCACCGTCTGGGACTGGGCGACGCTCTTCGGCACCGTGGGCCTGTTCTTTTTCCTCTTCTTCGTGTTCATCCGGCTCTTGCCCGTGATCTCCATCTCGGAGGTGCAGAAGCTCGTCATCGAGGAGGGAAGCCGATGA
- a CDS encoding TAT-variant-translocated molybdopterin oxidoreductase: MSRFELDWEGLRERLARKEGPAYWRSLEELADAPEVSALIAREFPDWEAPLDRRRFLQLMGASLALAGLSACARPASKIVPYVRQPEAVVPGKPLFFATAMPLGGYGTGLLVESHTGRPTKIEGNPDHPASLGAASAIAQASILGLYDPDRSNVVLKDGAIASWEGFLQVVTGELATKLAAKGAGLRLLTETVTSPTLAGQIATFLKRFPEARWHQYEPLSLGGAQAGTRLAYGQALDTLHRLDQAKVILSLEADFLAEGPASLREAHDFAAGRRVTAPGDAMNRLYVVEASPTLTGAMADHRLALAPSAIPAFAIALAERLGVPLPPGSTPLPTGLDPRWLDALVQDLVSHRGQSAVMACAHLSPQVQALVHAMNEKLGNVGRTVLHTAPVAARAEEPIASMRELVAAMEAGTVDVLVILGGNPAYTAPADVPFAEALLKVRQSVHLSLYEDETSALCHWHLPEAHYLEAWGDVRAFDGTVSLVQPLIAPLYGGKSAIEVLGVLNGAPRADGLQFVRSEWQRRHPGPDFETFWTRALQAGVLPGTAEPPKAGLKVATERLVRPVLAKTSGFEVIFRADPTVYDGRFANNGWLQELPKPLTLLTWDNAALLAPETAARLSLSNGDVVELRYKGRIMRAPVWVMPGHAPEAVTLPLGYGRTRSGKVGTGIGFDAYRLRTAEAPWTDGGLELKKTGERYALASTQHHHDMAAREPVRTGTLDGFRADPAFAHDDPLRLTSLYPEKASEGHAWGMAIDLNVCIGCNACMTACQAENNVPVVGKEQVERNREMHWLRVDRYYQGPLDDPQTVFQPVPCMHCEKAPCELVCPTAATVHSTEGLNDMTYNRCIGTRYCSNNCPYKVRRFNFVEYADFKTPSLEPMRNPDVSVRSRGVMEKCTYCVQRINAARIEAKVEGRPIRDGEVVTACQATCPTRAIVFGDLNDPQSEVSKRKAEPLNYALLGELNTRPRTTYLAKLRNPNPAIEAL, from the coding sequence ATGTCGCGATTCGAACTGGACTGGGAAGGCTTGCGGGAGCGTCTCGCCCGAAAAGAGGGGCCCGCTTACTGGCGCAGCCTCGAAGAGCTGGCTGATGCGCCCGAGGTGAGCGCACTCATCGCGCGGGAGTTTCCCGACTGGGAGGCGCCTTTGGATCGGCGCCGCTTCTTGCAGCTGATGGGCGCCTCGCTGGCCCTTGCGGGCTTGAGCGCTTGCGCGCGCCCTGCCAGCAAGATCGTGCCCTACGTCCGACAGCCGGAGGCCGTCGTCCCGGGCAAGCCGCTCTTCTTCGCAACGGCCATGCCGCTCGGGGGGTATGGGACCGGCTTATTGGTCGAGAGCCACACGGGGCGTCCCACCAAGATCGAGGGCAACCCGGATCACCCCGCGAGCCTGGGGGCGGCGAGCGCGATCGCCCAGGCCTCGATCCTCGGCCTCTACGACCCGGATCGTTCGAATGTGGTCCTGAAGGATGGCGCGATCGCCAGCTGGGAGGGCTTCCTCCAGGTCGTGACGGGTGAGCTTGCGACGAAGCTCGCCGCCAAAGGCGCGGGCCTGCGTCTTTTGACCGAGACGGTGACCTCGCCTACCCTCGCAGGGCAGATCGCGACCTTCTTGAAGCGCTTCCCCGAGGCCCGCTGGCATCAGTACGAGCCTCTCTCGCTCGGCGGGGCGCAGGCCGGCACGCGCCTGGCTTATGGGCAAGCGCTCGACACGCTGCACCGGCTGGATCAGGCGAAAGTCATCTTGAGCCTGGAGGCGGATTTTCTGGCCGAAGGGCCTGCGAGCCTGCGGGAAGCCCACGACTTCGCCGCCGGGCGCAGGGTTACCGCGCCCGGGGATGCAATGAATCGGCTCTACGTCGTCGAGGCGAGCCCCACCCTGACGGGGGCCATGGCCGATCATCGCCTGGCGCTTGCGCCGAGCGCGATTCCGGCCTTTGCGATCGCCCTGGCCGAGCGGCTCGGCGTGCCCCTGCCTCCGGGAAGCACGCCCTTGCCGACGGGCCTCGATCCGCGCTGGCTCGATGCCCTGGTCCAGGACCTCGTGAGCCATCGCGGCCAGAGCGCCGTCATGGCATGCGCGCACCTGAGCCCTCAGGTGCAGGCGCTGGTCCATGCGATGAACGAGAAGCTCGGCAACGTGGGCCGCACGGTGCTTCATACGGCCCCCGTGGCGGCTCGCGCCGAAGAGCCGATCGCCTCCATGCGGGAGCTGGTGGCGGCCATGGAGGCCGGTACGGTCGATGTGCTGGTCATCCTCGGCGGGAACCCTGCCTATACGGCCCCGGCGGATGTGCCCTTCGCCGAAGCCCTCCTGAAGGTACGCCAGAGCGTGCACCTGAGCCTCTACGAGGACGAGACCTCGGCCTTGTGCCACTGGCACCTGCCGGAGGCCCACTACCTGGAGGCCTGGGGAGACGTTCGCGCCTTCGACGGGACCGTCTCGCTGGTGCAGCCCCTCATCGCTCCTCTCTACGGGGGGAAGTCGGCCATCGAGGTGCTCGGGGTCCTCAACGGCGCGCCGAGAGCAGACGGCCTCCAGTTCGTGCGTAGCGAGTGGCAGCGCCGGCACCCCGGCCCGGATTTTGAGACCTTCTGGACGCGTGCCTTGCAAGCAGGGGTGCTGCCAGGGACGGCCGAGCCCCCCAAGGCGGGCCTCAAGGTCGCGACCGAGAGACTCGTGCGCCCCGTCCTGGCCAAGACGAGCGGCTTCGAGGTGATCTTCCGCGCCGATCCGACCGTCTACGATGGGCGATTCGCCAACAACGGCTGGCTTCAAGAGCTGCCCAAGCCGCTGACCCTGTTGACCTGGGACAACGCGGCGTTGCTAGCACCCGAGACGGCGGCACGCCTCTCGCTTTCGAACGGGGACGTGGTCGAGCTGCGTTACAAGGGCCGGATCATGCGCGCGCCCGTGTGGGTGATGCCGGGCCATGCGCCGGAGGCGGTGACCCTGCCGCTCGGCTACGGCAGGACGCGCAGCGGCAAGGTCGGGACGGGGATCGGCTTCGACGCGTACCGGCTGCGAACCGCCGAGGCGCCCTGGACCGATGGCGGCCTGGAGCTGAAGAAGACCGGCGAGCGCTACGCGCTGGCGAGCACCCAGCATCACCACGACATGGCCGCGCGCGAGCCGGTGCGGACCGGGACGCTCGACGGCTTTCGCGCCGACCCCGCCTTCGCCCACGACGACCCGCTACGCCTGACGAGCCTGTACCCCGAGAAGGCCTCGGAAGGGCATGCCTGGGGGATGGCCATCGACTTGAACGTCTGCATCGGCTGCAACGCCTGCATGACGGCTTGTCAGGCTGAGAACAACGTCCCTGTCGTCGGCAAGGAGCAGGTCGAGCGAAACCGCGAGATGCACTGGCTGCGCGTCGATCGCTACTACCAGGGGCCCCTGGACGATCCGCAGACGGTGTTCCAGCCGGTGCCGTGCATGCATTGCGAGAAGGCCCCGTGCGAGCTGGTCTGCCCCACGGCTGCGACGGTGCACAGCACCGAGGGGCTCAACGACATGACCTACAACCGCTGCATCGGCACCCGCTATTGCTCGAACAACTGTCCCTACAAGGTGCGGCGCTTCAACTTCGTGGAGTATGCGGACTTCAAGACCCCGAGCCTGGAGCCCATGCGCAACCCGGATGTGAGCGTGCGCAGCCGCGGCGTGATGGAGAAGTGTACATACTGCGTGCAGCGCATCAACGCCGCGCGGATCGAGGCAAAGGTCGAGGGGCGCCCCATCCGCGACGGCGAGGTGGTGACGGCCTGCCAGGCCACCTGTCCCACCCGGGCCATCGTCTTCGGGGACCTCAACGACCCCCAGAGCGAGGTCTCGAAGCGCAAGGCCGAACCCCTCAACTACGCCCTCTTGGGTGAGCTCAACACGCGTCCGCGCACGACGTACCTGGCCAAGCTCCGCAACCCCAACCCCGCGATCGAGGCGCTGTAG
- a CDS encoding cytochrome c3 family protein: MPQLFRRRTNTVARLTLVAVVVLPIAIAAGGYAFLQSAYVTGVGVPRAQPVPFSHAHHVGGLGIDCRYCHTSVEKAAFAGMPATETCMTCHSQIWADSPMLAPVRESYAKDVPLQWTRVTDLPDYVYFDHHIHVAKGIGCTSCHGRVDEMPLTWKAENMRMAWCLSCHRAPERHLRPREAVFDPAWQAPRDQLVQGKELLERYHVNVQSLSDCSTCHR, from the coding sequence ATGCCGCAGCTCTTTCGTCGACGAACCAACACCGTTGCACGCCTCACGCTCGTGGCGGTCGTGGTCTTGCCGATTGCGATCGCTGCCGGTGGCTACGCCTTCCTGCAATCGGCCTACGTCACGGGGGTCGGGGTGCCCCGGGCTCAGCCGGTGCCCTTCAGCCACGCGCACCACGTCGGGGGGCTCGGGATCGATTGCCGGTACTGCCACACCTCGGTCGAGAAGGCGGCGTTCGCGGGGATGCCCGCCACCGAGACGTGCATGACTTGTCACTCCCAGATCTGGGCCGACAGCCCCATGCTCGCGCCGGTGCGCGAGAGCTACGCCAAGGACGTGCCCCTCCAGTGGACCCGGGTCACGGATCTGCCGGATTACGTCTACTTCGATCACCACATCCACGTGGCCAAGGGTATCGGCTGTACCAGTTGCCACGGCCGGGTGGACGAGATGCCCTTGACCTGGAAGGCCGAGAACATGCGCATGGCCTGGTGCCTCTCGTGCCATCGCGCCCCGGAGCGTCATCTGCGTCCGCGCGAGGCGGTCTTCGATCCCGCCTGGCAAGCACCGCGCGATCAGCTGGTCCAGGGCAAGGAGCTGCTAGAGCGCTACCACGTCAACGTGCAGTCCCTCTCGGATTGCTCCACTTGCCATCGATGA